A single genomic interval of Zingiber officinale cultivar Zhangliang chromosome 4A, Zo_v1.1, whole genome shotgun sequence harbors:
- the LOC121969636 gene encoding lysophospholipid acyltransferase LPEAT1-like, with protein MTGWRRAVVVRCGRFASRAMLFTFGFYWIKESHMSLDNEVNEFEKPYAVVSNHISYVDILYHMSLAFPSLLQSSSASLGWSHQDWCNENQCRRKKNIRRRWRRFSDAWIFVDVWMV; from the exons ATGACGGGGTGGAGGAGGGCGGTGGTTGTGCGGTGCGGGAGATTTGCCTCTAGAGCAATGCTCTTTACGTTTGGTTTCTATTGGATTAAAGAGAGTCACATGAGTCTCGACAATGAG GTCAATGAATTTGAAAAGCCATATGCAGTTGTCTCAAATCacatttcttatgtggatattctTTATCATATGTCGTTAGCCTTTCCAAGTTTGTTGCAAAG TAGCTCAGCTTCCCTTGGTTGGTCTCATCAG GATTGGTGCAATGAAAATCAATGTCGGA GAAAAAAGAATATTCGAAGAAGATGGAGAAGATTTAGTGATGCTTGGATATTTGTTGATGTATGGATGGTTTAA